A window of the Serinus canaria isolate serCan28SL12 chromosome 20, serCan2020, whole genome shotgun sequence genome harbors these coding sequences:
- the TLDC2 gene encoding TLD domain-containing protein 2 isoform X1 — translation MRGLRCGYRLLPDQDEELPMGFEDPAGEGQRGWEGAPAAAEEEEPCRLVLSTPSSILRDREIEELGPHLPPRLTQQPWHLLYSTGRDGFSLRTLYRSGARPDSPALLLIRDTEAQAFGAFSATAIRPSSGFYGTGETFLFSFCPELKVFRWTGRNDFFVKGDVNLLMVGGASRRFGLWLDGDLHHGGSQPCETLDNETLSHREEFCIQDLEMWGLA, via the exons ATGAGGGGGCTCCGATGCGGCTACCGGCTCCTG cccgACCAGGATGAGGAGTTGCCCATGGGGTTCGAGGacccagctggagagggacagcggggctgggagggagcccCGGCAGCGGCCGAGGAGGAGGAGCCGtgcaggctggtgctgagcacacccagcagcatcctgcGGGACAGGGAGATCGAGGAG ctgggccCCCACCTGCCCCCGCGGCTGACGCAGCAGCCATGGCACCTGCTCTACTCGACCGGGCGGGACGGCTTCAGCCTGCGAACGCTGTACCGGAGCGGGGCCCGGCCGGACTCCCCGGCCCTGCTGCTCATCAGGGACACGGAGGCGCAG GCTTTCGGTGCCTTCTCCGCCACCGCCATTCGCCCCAGCAGCGGCTTCTACGGCACGGGGGAgaccttcctcttctccttctgccCCGAGCTGAAG GTGTTCAGGTGGACGGGCAGGAACGACTTCTTTGTGAAAGGGGATGTGAATCTGCTGATGGTCGGTGGGGCCAG CAGAAGGTTTGGGCTGTGGCTGGACGGTGACCTGCACCACgggggcagccagccctgcGAGACTTTGGACAACGAGACCCTATCACACCGGGAGGAGTTCTGCATCCAGGATCTGGAAATGTGGGGTCTGGCCTGA
- the TLDC2 gene encoding TLD domain-containing protein 2 isoform X2, translated as MRGLRCGYRLLPDQDEELPMGFEDPAGEGQRGWEGAPAAAEEEEPCRLVLSTPSSILRDREIEELGPHLPPRLTQQPWHLLYSTGRDGFSLRTLYRSGARPDSPALLLIRDTEAQAFGAFSATAIRPSSGFYGTGETFLFSFCPELKVFRWTGRNDFFVKGDVNLLMVGGARRFGLWLDGDLHHGGSQPCETLDNETLSHREEFCIQDLEMWGLA; from the exons ATGAGGGGGCTCCGATGCGGCTACCGGCTCCTG cccgACCAGGATGAGGAGTTGCCCATGGGGTTCGAGGacccagctggagagggacagcggggctgggagggagcccCGGCAGCGGCCGAGGAGGAGGAGCCGtgcaggctggtgctgagcacacccagcagcatcctgcGGGACAGGGAGATCGAGGAG ctgggccCCCACCTGCCCCCGCGGCTGACGCAGCAGCCATGGCACCTGCTCTACTCGACCGGGCGGGACGGCTTCAGCCTGCGAACGCTGTACCGGAGCGGGGCCCGGCCGGACTCCCCGGCCCTGCTGCTCATCAGGGACACGGAGGCGCAG GCTTTCGGTGCCTTCTCCGCCACCGCCATTCGCCCCAGCAGCGGCTTCTACGGCACGGGGGAgaccttcctcttctccttctgccCCGAGCTGAAG GTGTTCAGGTGGACGGGCAGGAACGACTTCTTTGTGAAAGGGGATGTGAATCTGCTGATGGTCGGTGGGGCCAG AAGGTTTGGGCTGTGGCTGGACGGTGACCTGCACCACgggggcagccagccctgcGAGACTTTGGACAACGAGACCCTATCACACCGGGAGGAGTTCTGCATCCAGGATCTGGAAATGTGGGGTCTGGCCTGA